Within the Channa argus isolate prfri chromosome 12, Channa argus male v1.0, whole genome shotgun sequence genome, the region TAGACCGATTTTATCTTTAACCGCAGCCCCGCTTTTATTCCCCACAGCGCGTCTGCAATGGAAATATAAAGTCAGCACCACAGCTACGCATTTTCAACGAAGGGCCCCGGCTATGCTCCGGAGAGGTCAGCGTAGTATGGACGGGGCCAGGCTATTTCCTGACATTCATGCTTCAAAATGGGCGTTTCGTGTTTACAACGACACGTCTTAAACAGTCCCACGAGTGCGCTAACAGAAAGGCTCAAGAGaacaaacaaagctgcagaCCGACACCCGTGACTGTTAAAGCGGCCATTTTATTCCCGTTTTCCAGCCTCTTTCACGGATCTTTTATCACAGGATCCTGCACGTCAGAAAAATTGAGCCGGCAAATCAAAGCCAGTTCATTCCCAGGGAAATAAACCCGAGCCAGGCCGAGTCCGGCAGTTAGAGAACCGAGCGGGGTACTCACTCGTCAGTAGGGCCGTCTACGGGCTGAAGCAGACTTTGGACCGGGTTCTGATTTTCGGGCTCCGgggttcttgttgttgtttggtgGCTGAAACAGCGACTGCAGACGTTGGTTCACTTTCAAACTGGGTCTGGCTCGAGCGCAGCCCCGCCCCCCAGAAACGCCCCCGTTTGTTGTTTCTATTCAGAGGGCGGGAAAAAGCTCGGCCAACCTGGGCGGAGCTCGGCTCGGCGTTCTGCTCTGATTGGCTCACAGAACTGTATATCAAAGATCGTCTACTTACACGGCTCCGCCCGCCTAGCAACGCCAGCAGGGCGGGAATTCTACACTTACAACAAGGTGTGGTCATAGTAGATTCCTGGGTCTGATTGGTCAGAATCGGTGTTTGCAAAGTCAACAGGCCAATCAGTGATGGGGTGGAGGAGGGGCGACAAAACAGCGGCAGAGCGAGGAATGAAAATGGAGATTGTTACGCTGTTTTCTGTCCGTATTTCTGTGGAAATTAAGCTTAAATATGAAACAAGTAGTCGGTTAAGTTAGTCAATTAGTctcaataaacagaaaatgtatctgCAACTGTACtgacaaatgttttcaaattttcaaaaaacaaatgtataacaatttttttgtttgagttAATCCAAAGATCCTAAAACATCACATATGACAAAGAAATTTATGAAATCATAACATCTTAAACCTGTGATTATACAATCTTCCCAAATCTCTTCCAGGAACCTCACTACTTTTGAGGAACCTCATTACTTTTACAGAAACAACATGTGCATCTTctgctgtaataataataataataataataataataatactaataatactaatGAAAGAGTCATCAAGTCTGTTTTGAAGATATGTTTGTTAAAATAACTCAAATGAGTTATGTTTTTGCTAAATATTTACACAGGAACAACATATGGATGGTTCAACAAAGGAGGCCATTTAGTACCATGGTGGAAGGACTCAGATCTTTTAGATTACTTGTAGGAAAGATTTTAGTACCAAGTACCAAGTACTCACTGAATAATAAAAGtagtgaaaaaaacaattcaattacCAAAATATTCAATGtaatgtcaaacacaaacacaatgaacaGCTGTAAGTCATCACCGTCAAAGAGCTGGAAATTGTGGGTGTGTTGTAACAGCTGATTGTgaacttattttatattttgtgggCTAAATGAGCAGCTGAAAATAGATGTTGGTTGATAACCAATAGAGTGTAAATCCTGGTTGCAGCCCATGGTTATATTaattattcttaaaaaaaataaaagttctgATTTCAGCTCGTCAATTGTAGGGATGGAGCTAATGTTCATTGTCTATATGGATATTTTTGAGGTACTGCTGTTtcagttaaatattaaattgcaTGACCTTAGTCactgaaaaaatgtgaattgCAGATTTATTAAAACCAGTGTGGTAACAATTGTAATTGACCTGTATGTAAATTCTGGTGGTGACCATAATTACATAGTCAGGGAAGGGCACCTTATCATTTCTGTCAGCTTTAGCCAAAGGCTTCATTTTGGTAAAATGTATCTAATTGctgattgttaaaaaaataaaaaaatatgacaaaaatattgcctcaaaatgtacacatttagtACTACATTGATCAAGACTTGTTACATATACTTTTATTAATTTCCTTGCAGCAATATGTTTAGATACAGATGTTACGTTAAACAGAAACAGTCTTTTAAGGCAGTTTGTATATTGTTAGTGCGTTTTACTGTTCTACTTCGTATGTCGCGCAGCctctctggctgtagcataatgaaccaatccctgAGCGCTCGCAACCAACTGAAGCAGTATTTTCCATGCCCACCGGTGAGTGGGCCaaaagttgctactttatcGCTCTCATGATGCACTCAATTACATCCGCAATCGCACCACAAGAGAGCAGCAACTGTAGCActtcttccctctttttcctGCAGCCTTGTGCCAACTAAGAGCAATTCTTTATCTAGAGAGCAAATATGTCCTTTTGACGCAGCAGGAAGAACAGTGGTGGGAGCAAAGCCAAGAAGTTCCCACCAACAAATTCCCTCCAGTGCAGCCTGCTCTTtaacctcctcctccacctccttcacCTGGCCACCAGGCGGCGACATCACGTTGCCTACCGGCCAAGCCTCGCAAGCTGGCTTGTTCATGGTCTTGCCCTCCGGTGGAGCCTCCCCTCAAACTCATTTATCATGTCTGGGATTCACAACAAATTAGCAAAAAAACTGTCACAGCTCACTCAGTCATGCTGCTGCAGGGCATGATGAATGCGGCTCTCACGGTGGTTCCCCTCAGCCTCCTACACATGAGACGAATGCAGTACTGGTTCTCTCGTCTGCAGATCAATCCTGAGCATCATCACAGGAGAATGGTCTTATCCCCCCCATCAGTGGGTCCAGATCTGGCTTACTGGAGGGAAACTTTCATTTTAGACAGCGTTCCCCTCGGCTGCCCCTCATCACACGTCTCAGTGTTCACAAACGCTTCACTGATGGGATGGGACATGACATGTCTCTCTCAGTCAGTGGGGGCTCCCTGGCCAGAGGGCATTTCTCTACTCATAAATGCGCTGGAGCTGCTTTCTGTGTGGAACGTTCTTCAGCACTTTGCTCCAGTGTTCTCAGATTCATACGGACAATACGACGACGGCTTCCTACATCAACCGTCAGGGTGGCTTGAGATCATCACAGCTCCTCAGCATTGCCAGGAAGCAGCTGCTGTGGGGACGCACCTGCATCTCCGCTCCATCAGAGTTGTGTACATCTCCGGCATTGTGAACACGGCCGCATTGTCACAGGGGGGCCCCCGCCCCAGGGAATGGGTGCTGCACACAGAGCTGGTCCAAGAGGTTTGGAGCAGGTTTGGCAGAGCCGAGGTGGTCCTTCTTGCAGCCAGAGGCAATACCCAGTGCCCCCTTTGTTTCTCCCTCAGAGATCGAGATTACCCTCCCCTTTGGGGTGGATGCATTCTCCCATCGCCCTTCGCCCAGGTGGCTCCTTTATGCTTTGCGCCTACTCATCTGATTCCCCGGTTCCCCGGTCATCCTTGTGGCCCCAAAGCGAGTTGGGGCACCTTGGTTTCCGGTACTCTGCCAGATGCTGGCAGGCCTGCCCTGGGAGCTCCCAGGGCGTGTGGAAAGGGACTTATCCCTTACCACTGTGAAGACATATGCCGCCGCAATCTCCTCACGCCATGAGGGATTTGCAGGCCTGTTTTCAGTTATGCCCTGCTGAAATGTTTCTTAAGAGGTGTAAGGTGGCAGCAGCCTCTTTCGCACCCCCTGGCCCCTCCTTGGGATCTTTCTCTGGTACTCCCCCATTTGAGCCACTGAACTAGGTTCCCCTCAGGCTCCTGTCATGGATGACAGCGCTTCTCTTGGCACTCACCTCTATAAAGAGAGTGAGTGACCTCTCTGCCCTTTCAGTCTCCCCGGGGTGTCTCTCAATTCGTGGAGATCTCAGTCTGGCTGTTCTCCGACCTAATGCTGCCTTCATGCCCAAGTGCATTACCAGTTCTTTTAGGTCAGGAGTCATAACCATTAAAGGTTTCTGCACACCTCCTCACACTTCTGAGGAGGATGCTTCCTCTCATCTACTGTGCCTGGTGTGTGCTTTGTCCTGCTATGTGGAACGCACGTCTGCTACACGGCTTTCCGGGCACCTTTTTGTGCAGTACAGGGAAGGCTCTGCAGGGCTTCCTCTTTCCGCTCAGCGCCTGTCCCACTGCctgtagcagtagcagcagctaTTCCTCCACCCCTCTGTGGCACTGCACACCCCTCCGTGGCACTGCTCAGAGGGGTGTTGGTGGAGGACATCTGCCTGGTGGCATCATGGTTACGGTTTTACCTTCGAGACGTTTCATGCCCCTCACTCTCCAGTTCAGTGTTTTTCCGCCTCCCAGAGTGCACACTCTGGTGACGGTCAGTTTGTTTTATCTCTCTATCTCAGTCCCCTGGCCCTTCAATGAGTGCTGGGCTCCCCCCTATTTTATTCTGCCCTCCCACTGCCTGCCGGTGAATTCACAGCTCTGACTTATGGTGCCATTGCGAATGTAATTGAGCGCATCATGTGATCGATAAAGAAGCAACTTTTGGTGGACtatactgcttcagttggcGCGAGCACgcagggattggttcattatgctacagccagagggtgcgcaacatagtcatagaaGCTGGGGTTACAATACGTAACCATCgtttctgtttatgtttattactgATATACAACTGGAttaatttgtgttgtgtttaaattagtttattaaatgtttgattGAAAACCAAAAACTAAGAGATTTTTTACAGTGAAGTTACTTATATCAAATATATGTATAACGTATAATATATATGCTGAACAGGACTCAATCCTCTGACCGCACTGAGCCTCCCCGGACCCCGTAGTTAAGCAGGAAGCGGAGTTTGAAGCTTTTTACCGGGAGCGGTTTGTTTACAACATGAAGGCGCTGAGAACGactattttctaattttttaaGTCAATAACCTCTAATTTAGACTTGAGACACGGTGTGGAGATGGACTCTGTGCAGCTGTTCCTGGACCGGTTCAAACCCCGCAGCGAAGCAGTCAGTAAAACACTTTGTCTTCAGTTTGTAGCTTCTGCAGCAGGAACTCCGTTCAGAAAAGGGCCAATTTAAAGACGCTCAGAGGAGAACAGTTACATGGcagaatacaaaaaaagactAATGTGGGGTTAATGTCTCTGTAATTTCGGATCACATTACTTCATAAATTCGCCATACTCATATTTCACCTACCAGCTTGTTGTTTGTGTTAAACACTAGTTGAATGACGTTGTTCTTTAATATACGTCAGTTCTGTTTTAACCAGGTAATTTGTTCCTGCAGGAGACGCTGTGGTTAAAGGACATATTCAGTTTCATCAAACTACAGCTGTGTCCGGTGTGCCCCGCCCCTCCTGCGGCAGGTGAGTCAGCCAATCAGCGTCCAGTATTGTGTTACCTGCTGAAAGGTGAATTCATAGCCCTCATAAATATCTTATTTAGAATAAGTATTTTATTATAAGTAGAATAGGTAGTAGAGATGGGATAAGCTCAAGTTAAAGCTAAACTTTGTCCTAATGGGTTTGTCAACGTTAGGAGTAATTGACAGAGCAGTACATGagtgtttattgttgttgtttcaggaggaggttcattgtctgatctgtgtgtgtctctgagtgTGAGTCTGGTGAAAAACATCCAGGAGAACACGACGGTGTCACACACTTTACCTGTCAGCTACAGGTACAACTGACAACTGTAACAACATTAATATTATCAGTGATCATAGGAAACCTCATCTTCACTGAAAATCCTCAGTCACATCAAAGTGTCTGGTTCTagtaacatgttttattgatttgatGTCACTAATAAACTGAATCTGTTCACTGACATATACTCTAGCTGCTCTCGTCAGCATAGACTTCTGCACTTTATAGCTACCGCTTCTTTGTCAGAACTCTTAAATTGTTAGTTTGTTTGAACACACAGTTAAGTAGTGCCACATACTGTGTTGTTTGCAGGACCTCTGGCTGATAATTCTGTCTTTATGTCCATCTCAAGGCTGGTATCTGTCTCTGAGCTGCTCTCCCAGCAACACTTGGCCTGTGTCAGTCACCTGTCCTGGACAACCAATCAACAGCGAGTGTGGGCCAAGGAGGTGGAGCACTCTCTGCCAGGTAACAAGGCCCTGCCACGAGTCAACCTGCTGCTGATTGGCTGCCTCGGGGCGGGTCAGGGTGGGGAGTTGAGACTGACGGACAGCAGTGGCAGTGTCAGGTGTGAAGTGAGTCTGACGTTGAAGATACCTGTACACACCTGGGTCTGAGTGTGACATCTACAGCTGTCCtcacctgtctctgtctctgcagatcCTGTCTCCCTCTCACCTGTGGCTTAATTGTGCTGTCTTCCTACCTCACTGGAACTACATCCCCCACAATGCCTTAGGTCAGGACGAGCCCAAAGGTTGGGTGGAAGTAATTGGTTCTCCTGTGCTGCTGAGTCCTGGCTCTGTGCAGGAATTGTCTACTTTTGGAGAAGGGGGGGTGCAGATCAGAGTGGTGGGGGTCAGAGAGGCTGCAGGTCTGCTTAAGCACAGGTGAGTCACATGACTTCTGACCTGTGAACGATACCTgtactgatgatgatgatgaatcctgtgtgtctgtctcaggGTCAGAGGACAgcgagtgtctgtgtgtggacagGTGGGTTCAGTTTGCCCTTTGCTCGTTGTGTCAGGGACAACCTTCTTCTGTTTCACCCTGGCAGATGAGAGACACACTCTACCTGTCCTCGTTAAGGTACGACTCACTATCCATGTCTTCGTTTTCATAATTTGGATCAGTGTGGACAGATGGAAACTTTTCTGTCTCCGCAGGATGTCAGCAgactgtggtggtctcagtgtGTGCGTGTCAATCTGAGTGTCTGTGTGACTGCGCTGCGTGTCTGTGTCCTGCGAGGCTGGAGAGGAAACAACATCCTGTGTGTGACTGACCAatcagaaatacacacagactACACACTGATACAAACAGCTGTAGACTTCAAACATGCTGAATCCCAGGTTGACACTCCTCCTCCACTTATGTCccatgatgataatgatgactGTGAGGGGGAGGGGCCTGAGAGAGCCTTCATTCAATCAGGTGTCAGGGTGAAACGATCCAGAGTCATCAGTTACCaggtgagaaacagagagaaccagttgtgtttcagtttttgccTTTATATAAACCCTCTCTTTTGATAGGGCACAGTGACTCATGTGGTCAGTGAGGGAGCAGGGCTGTACATGATTGACGGGATCGTGGGTCTGTGCCTGGCCTATCAGCCGAGTTTGAGGAGGAAACTGAGAGCAGGAGACGATGTTGAGGTGGGTGAGATGCAGATTGCCCTCTGATTAGTCCAGGTGTTATTGTAAAGTTTTATTAAtcctcctcctgcagctccATGAAGTCCACTTCCTGTACCAGCCCTGTCCTGACTTTCCTCCCACCATGCTCTGCACCTGTCTGCGCTCTAGCATCAGGGTCACCAGGTTCAGTAGAGTGGGAGGGTCTCCACCTAACTACAGCTGCCCAGGTGATGGGGCGTTACCACGGTTACTGCTGGAGAAAAACGTTGGTGTGTCTGAGTACCTGTGGACGTGTCACCTGAGCTCACAGCTGTCACACAGGTGAGTTTATAATGCATGGATGGTAGGGTGAAGGGTGATGGACAAGTTTTGACAATAAACAGGTTATATTTTAGGAACCTGAGGGTTCAGGCTCTATGTCCAGGTGAGATAAGGTGAGTAAGGTGCAGGTTATAGATGGAGAGGTTTGTAAAAAGGTTTTGCAGCTCTTACTGTGTAGTCCTAATCTGTCTCTGTCCCCAGTCTGGTCCCCAGTATGCTgaagcagcagtgtgtgtgtgtgttgtcctgGAAGCTGATGGAGTTTGtgtggagaagaggaggaggaggaggaaaagaaaggagggaTATCTATTCAGAAATGTTGGATGAGCCTCACACCTGTCCTCTGACTCAGGTAGATACACCTTTTAGTGACCCCAGTGTGTTTAATACACACTTCTAACCctactgtgtctctgtgtctctgcagtaCATTGTGGACCCTGCAGTCCATCAGTACATCAGTGTATCAGAGCTCAGTCAGTCTCTACAGTCTGACTGCTGGTCTTCAGTCTCTCTGAGCTCTCTGCTGCCTCCTGGTGGATCCAGCTTGACCAGTTCTCAGATCAACTCAGCACTGTCCTGGTCCTGCAGGACTCTGACGTCTGACCCCCAGACTGGAGACAGTCTCCGGTAAATGCTGACACAAAAACTCTCCTGTATAAAGAAtagaacattaaatatttaacctgttcctccccttctctctgtgaCAGACAGCGCCCCCTGCTGGTGGTGGGGGTGCTGGAGCTCCCCTCTCACACGTCTGAACACAACCACACTCTGCAGCTCAGAGACGGTACAGCAGCTGTTTCCTGTGTCGTCACAGAAActggtgaggaggaggaggaaggaggtcagaggtcagcctTCAACACCGCCTGGATTGgtaccatacacacacacacacacacacacacacataaacagaggTCAAAGGCCACAGGCTACAAGGTGAATAAACCTGTGGCTTTGTGTTACAGGTTGTCTGGTGTGTGTTCATCAGTTCACCATGGTAACAGAGAGATTCCTCCAATCAGATTTCCCCTCACACCAACACCTGGACCAGGACAAGttcatcacacacagacactgcaggtagacactgtaaaacacacacttcaagTGCACGTTAATACACACACTGTaagcattttaacaaaaacactgcagatacACAGTAACATGTCATAACAGtacaacatgtgtgtgtttgacagagtTTACCTGCAGTTTTCTTTGGACCACCTGCACATTTTGAGCCCATCGGTGGCCATGGTAACACAGCTGCAACATAAGGGGGAGGTGTCAGAAATGAAACGgacaataaaagaagaaaaagagggaagacAGGCCacaggcagaaagagaagaagagctGAGGAAGAACCAGACTCCTCTGTTACCATGGTGACCCGACCCTGTGTTTCCATGGTGATCAGACTGGAGCAGAAGGAGGGCATGACCTGGACTAACACAGGAAAGGGGTTAAAGGGGCAAGAGGTGGGGCTGACATTGAGTTTctctgtcagagctgctgtgatTGGTCCAGTGGTCAGCTGGGAGCAGGACCCAAAGAATGGACCaatgacagagagggagagagagacagagaaggggaAGGTGAGAAACACATCTGTATGTGGAGACAGGTCCCATGATGCACCTGTGATCTGTGTtacctgtgtttgtgcaggtggTGCTGGTGTTCTCAGGTGTGTCGACTCGGTGGTTTCCTCTGCTCCAGCCTGGATGTTTCTACAGGGTCACTGCAGCTAACACTCAGGTAAACACACCTATCACTGAGGGGCGGGGCTGAAGCACAGATTTGAACATACAAGTAGAAGATTAGTAAAGTTATGCAACCATCAGGTGTAATGTCACTTCTACATGTGATGCATCTGCTGGTTCACATACTCTTTACATACAACATAGAAGCTTTGATTCAGGAGTTTTAGGTAAATGTGACAGAAAACTGCATCGCCAGAATTCTGACAGCTGATTGGttcatctgtctgtctatcaGGATCCCAGTGTTTTAATTGGCTGCAGTGTTTTGGGGAAGAAGGGGGTGGAGGTCCACACTGACTCCACCCTACAGGTCAGATCTGATTGGAGGTTCCACACTCTGACACGCCCCCTACTACTGCATACCTGGACTCAGGTAAttcgccccccccccccccccccccccccactctcactcacacacacacacacattttgtataACAGTGGCAGTTTACCACAtgtcagtctctctctctgtctcacagaGTGACTCCTCCTCagtcctgtctgtgtctgaggTTCTGGACTCCAGGTAACACTGTCTATAACACAATGACTCCTGTAAGTGCTTCTCTGATCATCATGTCAGTCCAGGGAACTATGGGCTGTTTTTTATTAATCCTGCTCCATCATCCACAGTTGTACGTACTTATGGTATTTATCAGTTTCTACCTGTGTGGCTGCCACAGTTTCTGATATGACTGCAGCATATAGAGGTCTGTTAAAGTGGTTCAAATAAAGTCTTAAAAAGCTGTGAATTTCGTTtacattagaaacattttaaGTCTTAATTTTAACCTGGTGAAGCTGCTGAAAGTGCAGCAAAAGTGCACCAAGACCAGATTACCTGAACCTTGGTTATTTGAACTTTGAATACCTGTTGGTTCTGGAACAGACTCTGTTTGTACCAGAATCTGAATGATCAGACTGAGGAGGTAACTGTCAGTAACTctggttttatttctgtgtagTTCGCAGCTGGTGAGTTTTCAGGGCCTGGTCTCTGACAGGATCAGTGTGAACGACAAGACCAGCAACTCCGGCCACACCAACACAGGTatacaatcacacacaggtggtggagtcatactggagtgcattgtaAGAAGAAGTGGTTCTACAGTTTTGGacacttcattcattttaaatcgAGTGgccaaacattagaaccacttcttcttgtactggagtgcattaggACTCCACcatccactatgacctcaataataaacatagaaGCATTATCACCTTACTGACACTTTCaatctaaaaactgagaaattaaacattgtaaaagtagaattcatgacagagctgctgtattggattgtacaggtgtacctaataaagtggctgctGTGTACTGTACAACCACATGTacacttgagtgtgtgtgtcctttcggcttatcctgtgagttcatggtcgccacagcagatcatttgtcggcatgttgatttggatcagttttgttttatgccggatgcccttcctcacgcaacccttcccaatttctaccgggcttgggaccagcactgcacgaGTGGGCATGAGGATGAgctgttggtggttcagtgtcttgcccagggacacgtTGAATCTCTGAGTGATTGAAGAAAGTAAAGAGCTGGTGGAGAGGATTCTCCTGTTGCTGCCAAAGATGTGGTCATAAAAACTCTTTAAAGCTCCAACAATGGAAAACATGATAGAAATGTGACGTCTCCATTTAATTAATGAATGTGAGGAATGTCTCTGGAAGTGAGGCTCAAGTCACATGATTCATGTACATCAGCGTTTATTCATTctacatattaaacatgttacTGATTCTCCTCAGACAGAAGAAACACTGGACTCTGATTTACAGGTTTTCTTTCCTGGAGTCTCCACACAGAAATGAAGTAGTGTTAGCTACTCAAACAGGCAACAACCCCAAACACAGCAggatttattaatattaaagtatatttgtgtgtgtgtgtgtgtctgtctgtttgtccagGTGTGCGTCTCACCATGTGTGACCAAACTGGGAGGAGTCTTCAGGTGTACCTGGACTTAAGTCACACCCCCTACATACCTGGTCTGTTGCCCGGCAACAAACTTCTGCTGTCGGGTTTCCAGAGGAGACTCtccaggtaacacacacatgttcaccATGTTGGATCTGTAATGAGACCTACAGTCTGCTGTGTGTATGAAGCTGTGAACAGGTTTTTCCTCCTGCTGATCCTGAACGTTCAAACACACTTCACTGTttctaatacaaataaaaatgatggaGGACAAATAATAATCACAGGCACAATATATCTCATCACTACCTGGCTCATCTCGCTCTACCTgtgtttacgtgtgtgtgtgtgtgtgttgtaggtCAGGTGGTGTGTACTGCAGTTACTTACCTGTCAGCTCAGTAACTGTCATCTCTCTGGGAGACACCAGGTAACCTGATCCAAACTAGCCTCCGATTTAGAACTAACTATAATCACTCTAACATTATGgtcatttgttattttctgtcaGCTCTGTTAGGCCTCCTCCTGCTCCCATCATGCACCTGGGTCTGTGGGCTGTGAGCATGGAGCAGAGGTGCACTGTGGGTCAGGTCAGAGGTCACGTGGTGTGTTTCCTGTTCCTGCAGCTGCAGTGGAGCTGTTCACTCTGTGGTGCTCTGTATACACAGGTACAAATatacacattacacacaatACATACATCAGATGTGTCATCAGATACATCAGATAACATTTCACAcatggcatgttttttttttttaatatatttaatttatcaatAATGTGACTGTGAGGGACTGAGCAAGCAGGCAAGAGGAAACTGGTGATTatcaacaaaaaagtaattttttttaccccaaaatatgaaaaaacaagttaaaaaatattaacattgaGCCCAttaaaagaggtcaacaaatCAAACTGGAATCAACTGAATTTAACTGGATTATCTTTAAAGAACGTGGTCTGGTA harbors:
- the ctc1 gene encoding CST complex subunit CTC1 isoform X3, coding for MDSVQLFLDRFKPRSEAETLWLKDIFSFIKLQLCPVCPAPPAAGGGSLSDLCVSLSVSLVKNIQENTTVSHTLPVSYRLVSVSELLSQQHLACVSHLSWTTNQQRVWAKEVEHSLPGNKALPRVNLLLIGCLGAGQGGELRLTDSSGSVRCEILSPSHLWLNCAVFLPHWNYIPHNALGQDEPKGWVEVIGSPVLLSPGSVQELSTFGEGGVQIRVVGVREAAGLLKHRVRGQRVSVCGQVGSVCPLLVVSGTTFFCFTLADERHTLPVLVKDVSRLWWSQCVRVNLSVCVTALRVCVLRGWRGNNILCVTDQSEIHTDYTLIQTAVDFKHAESQVDTPPPLMSHDDNDDCEGEGPERAFIQSGVRVKRSRVISYQGTVTHVVSEGAGLYMIDGIVGLCLAYQPSLRRKLRAGDDVELHEVHFLYQPCPDFPPTMLCTCLRSSIRVTRFSRVGGSPPNYSCPGDGALPRLLLEKNVGVSEYLWTCHLSSQLSHSLVPSMLKQQCVCVLSWKLMEFVWRRGGGGGKERRDIYSEMLDEPHTCPLTQYIVDPAVHQYISVSELSQSLQSDCWSSVSLSSLLPPGGSSLTSSQINSALSWSCRTLTSDPQTGDSLRQRPLLVVGVLELPSHTSEHNHTLQLRDGTAAVSCVVTETGEEEEEGGQRSAFNTAWIGCLVCVHQFTMVTERFLQSDFPSHQHLDQDKFITHRHCRVYLQFSLDHLHILSPSVAMVTQLQHKGEVSEMKRTIKEEKEGRQATGRKRRRAEEEPDSSVTMVTRPCVSMVIRLEQKEGMTWTNTGKGLKGQEVGLTLSFSVRAAVIGPVVSWEQDPKNGPMTERERETEKGKVVLVFSGVSTRWFPLLQPGCFYRVTAANTQDPSVLIGCSVLGKKGVEVHTDSTLQVRSDWRFHTLTRPLLLHTWTQSDSSSVLSVSEVLDSSSQLVSFQGLVSDRISVNDKTSNSGHTNTGVRLTMCDQTGRSLQVYLDLSHTPYIPGLLPGNKLLLSGFQRRLSRSGGVYCSYLPVSSVTVISLGDTSCSGAVHSVVLCIHSPVPVRSVDPPPQCFSPKQSW
- the ctc1 gene encoding CST complex subunit CTC1 isoform X1 encodes the protein MDSVQLFLDRFKPRSEAETLWLKDIFSFIKLQLCPVCPAPPAAGGGSLSDLCVSLSVSLVKNIQENTTVSHTLPVSYRLVSVSELLSQQHLACVSHLSWTTNQQRVWAKEVEHSLPGNKALPRVNLLLIGCLGAGQGGELRLTDSSGSVRCEILSPSHLWLNCAVFLPHWNYIPHNALGQDEPKGWVEVIGSPVLLSPGSVQELSTFGEGGVQIRVVGVREAAGLLKHRVRGQRVSVCGQVGSVCPLLVVSGTTFFCFTLADERHTLPVLVKDVSRLWWSQCVRVNLSVCVTALRVCVLRGWRGNNILCVTDQSEIHTDYTLIQTAVDFKHAESQVDTPPPLMSHDDNDDCEGEGPERAFIQSGVRVKRSRVISYQGTVTHVVSEGAGLYMIDGIVGLCLAYQPSLRRKLRAGDDVELHEVHFLYQPCPDFPPTMLCTCLRSSIRVTRFSRVGGSPPNYSCPGDGALPRLLLEKNVGVSEYLWTCHLSSQLSHSLVPSMLKQQCVCVLSWKLMEFVWRRGGGGGKERRDIYSEMLDEPHTCPLTQYIVDPAVHQYISVSELSQSLQSDCWSSVSLSSLLPPGGSSLTSSQINSALSWSCRTLTSDPQTGDSLRQRPLLVVGVLELPSHTSEHNHTLQLRDGTAAVSCVVTETGEEEEEGGQRSAFNTAWIGCLVCVHQFTMVTERFLQSDFPSHQHLDQDKFITHRHCRVYLQFSLDHLHILSPSVAMVTQLQHKGEVSEMKRTIKEEKEGRQATGRKRRRAEEEPDSSVTMVTRPCVSMVIRLEQKEGMTWTNTGKGLKGQEVGLTLSFSVRAAVIGPVVSWEQDPKNGPMTERERETEKGKVVLVFSGVSTRWFPLLQPGCFYRVTAANTQDPSVLIGCSVLGKKGVEVHTDSTLQVRSDWRFHTLTRPLLLHTWTQSDSSSVLSVSEVLDSSSQLVSFQGLVSDRISVNDKTSNSGHTNTGVRLTMCDQTGRSLQVYLDLSHTPYIPGLLPGNKLLLSGFQRRLSRSGGVYCSYLPVSSVTVISLGDTSSVRPPPAPIMHLGLWAVSMEQRCTVGQVRGHVVCFLFLQLQWSCSLCGALYTQSCSSSQCGSTSSVFQSKAKLVIDDGTGEAHVWFSGDLVHPLLGLADSQWEGLQRLLRVKGQIRVYPKGRILVSDRDSDDSLLHFLLCVCSSDAICRPLSLTCRKLSSHRSDELRRFSRGDRDFMTRMVPPLQLICLSINTD